One window from the genome of Desulfovibrio oxyclinae DSM 11498 encodes:
- a CDS encoding glycosyltransferase family 4 protein: MRILNVITGLNTGGAETMLLKLCGGLRAKGADVGVVSLLEPGTVGRRIAETGVPVEGLGMRRGVPSPGALFSLVSKLRRDRPDVVLSWLYHADLLAFAATRFVPRTALAWNLRCSYMNLAEYRRTTGLTVRTCAALSRFPDAVMANSEEAIRFHETLGYRPRRTQVIPNGFDLELFRPDAEARRAFREKLGVAEDDLLVGLAGRFDPMKDHATFLAGAGIALKDNPRLRFALCGTGVDEGNAELMDLVRATGAAERVHLLGRQDDMPGFMAGLDLLTLSSIGESFPNVLGEAMACGVPCVSTDVGDAASIIGDTGTIVPPADPEALARAMVELSLMSPDSRAELGDAARAWVERNYGLESVTSKYISFLEQLRK; encoded by the coding sequence ATGCGCATACTCAATGTCATCACAGGTCTGAATACCGGCGGCGCCGAGACCATGCTGCTCAAGCTGTGCGGCGGTCTTCGCGCCAAAGGCGCGGATGTGGGTGTGGTCTCGCTGCTGGAGCCCGGCACAGTGGGTCGTCGCATCGCCGAAACCGGCGTGCCGGTCGAGGGACTCGGGATGCGTCGCGGCGTGCCGTCGCCCGGTGCATTGTTCTCCCTTGTATCCAAACTTCGCAGGGACCGCCCCGACGTGGTCCTGTCATGGTTGTACCATGCGGACCTGCTGGCATTTGCGGCCACACGGTTCGTTCCTCGCACCGCGCTGGCCTGGAACCTGCGCTGCTCCTACATGAATCTGGCCGAATACCGGCGCACCACGGGCCTGACGGTCCGTACCTGCGCCGCGCTCTCACGCTTTCCCGATGCCGTCATGGCCAACTCGGAGGAAGCCATCCGTTTTCATGAAACCCTCGGCTACCGACCGCGCCGAACGCAGGTCATCCCCAACGGTTTCGATCTGGAGTTGTTCCGTCCCGATGCCGAGGCTCGCCGTGCGTTCCGTGAGAAGCTGGGCGTTGCCGAAGATGATCTCCTCGTGGGGCTGGCCGGACGGTTTGATCCCATGAAGGATCATGCGACCTTTCTTGCTGGCGCTGGCATTGCGCTGAAGGATAATCCGCGTCTGCGGTTTGCCTTGTGCGGCACGGGTGTGGACGAAGGGAATGCCGAGCTGATGGATTTGGTTCGGGCCACGGGAGCGGCCGAGCGGGTGCATCTGCTTGGCCGGCAGGATGACATGCCGGGATTCATGGCCGGGCTGGATCTGTTGACCCTTTCCTCTATAGGCGAGTCCTTTCCCAACGTGCTGGGCGAAGCCATGGCCTGCGGCGTGCCCTGCGTTTCCACGGATGTGGGGGATGCCGCATCAATCATTGGGGATACCGGAACGATAGTGCCGCCCGCAGACCCGGAAGCGCTGGCGCGGGCGATGGTGGAGCTGTCCCTGATGTCACCGGATTCCCGCGCGGAGTTGGGTGATGCCGCCCGGGCCTGGGTGGAAAGGAATTACGGGTTGGAATCCGTGACGAGTAAATATATTTCCTTTTTGGAGCAATTGCGGAAATAA
- a CDS encoding Hpt domain-containing protein, protein MTFFDSEYFLGSLGGDSELAAELLDAYLEDSPKRRDTLAQAVETGDMDGAAKAAHSLKGMSGVVRATRLSEMALSIEMAAKEGREDYLREQFEQFDSSFADAIGEMRDFRGSI, encoded by the coding sequence ATGACGTTTTTCGATTCCGAATATTTCCTCGGGAGTCTGGGCGGAGACAGCGAACTGGCAGCAGAGCTGCTGGACGCTTACCTTGAAGACAGCCCCAAGCGGCGCGACACGCTGGCGCAGGCCGTGGAGACTGGGGATATGGATGGGGCCGCCAAGGCCGCCCATTCCCTCAAGGGCATGTCCGGCGTTGTGCGCGCCACGCGCCTTTCCGAAATGGCTCTGTCCATCGAAATGGCTGCCAAGGAGGGGCGTGAGGATTATCTGCGCGAACAATTTGAACAGTTCGACTCGTCATTTGCCGACGCCATCGGCGAGATGAGGGATTTTCGCGGCTCCATCTAA
- a CDS encoding OmpH family outer membrane protein — MKRFASALCALVLLLGLTACNQQQKADSLKIGVVDETVAFQSNSATSEAMAYLQKKGEGLQAEAREAYEAMQADENQETTARYKQAMGKLQQSMGKEQQRIFGKLNDAFVKELEAYRQEKGLDIILPKQSALSMSPELDVTEEVTERMNKVQIDFDAMPEAEQDAEAESN; from the coding sequence ATGAAACGTTTCGCATCCGCGCTCTGCGCCCTCGTCCTCCTTCTCGGCCTCACCGCCTGCAACCAGCAGCAGAAGGCCGACAGCCTGAAGATCGGCGTTGTGGACGAGACCGTCGCATTCCAGAGCAACTCCGCCACTTCCGAAGCCATGGCCTACCTGCAGAAGAAGGGCGAAGGCCTTCAGGCGGAAGCACGTGAAGCCTACGAAGCCATGCAGGCTGACGAAAATCAGGAAACCACCGCTCGCTACAAGCAGGCCATGGGCAAGCTGCAGCAGAGCATGGGCAAGGAACAGCAGCGCATCTTCGGCAAGCTCAATGACGCCTTCGTCAAGGAGCTGGAAGCCTACCGTCAGGAAAAGGGCCTCGACATCATCCTGCCCAAGCAGTCCGCGCTGTCCATGTCCCCGGAACTCGACGTGACCGAAGAAGTCACCGAGCGCATGAACAAGGTCCAGATCGACTTCGACGCCATGCCCGAAGCCGAGCAGGACGCCGAAGCCGAATCCAACTAG
- a CDS encoding FAD:protein FMN transferase: MARTLSRRDMIRSIGILGLTLGAGSLPVTAFAAPGTKRHSRTALLMGTFVTVTVAHESPDFADEAAGKAFEAIRGELPVFDGHDRSSALSVLNRDGKLASPPPQMVSLMEAAANWHRATGGAFDPSVTPLVTLFREAAARGVEPDRKQITQALELVHAERIVVSGQRLTLGCDMAVTLDGIAKGALVDRASEVLSDFGASTHLINAGGDIRARTDSEHRSWRVAVQSPDGSEYPAVTRLRNGAVASSGSYESLRPEAGGFTHLLDPRTGYPCRTAAGVTVIARNAAEADALSTAVYVLGPRNGLQLVKSRPGTECLILGPDGSELRSAGFDRVAI, translated from the coding sequence ATGGCCCGCACACTTTCCCGCAGAGACATGATCCGGAGCATTGGCATTCTGGGTCTGACCCTCGGCGCGGGTTCCCTGCCCGTAACGGCATTTGCCGCACCGGGTACGAAACGGCACAGCCGCACGGCACTGCTCATGGGAACATTCGTCACCGTAACGGTGGCCCACGAATCTCCGGACTTTGCCGACGAGGCGGCCGGGAAAGCCTTTGAAGCCATCCGTGGAGAGTTGCCCGTTTTCGACGGGCATGACCGCTCCTCCGCCCTTTCCGTGCTCAACCGCGACGGAAAACTCGCTTCCCCGCCACCGCAGATGGTCTCGCTGATGGAGGCGGCAGCCAACTGGCACCGGGCCACGGGCGGCGCGTTCGACCCGTCCGTCACCCCGCTGGTGACCCTTTTTCGCGAAGCAGCGGCCAGAGGTGTCGAGCCGGATCGCAAGCAGATCACGCAGGCACTTGAGCTGGTGCACGCCGAACGCATCGTCGTTTCCGGCCAGCGTCTGACACTTGGCTGCGACATGGCGGTAACCCTCGACGGCATCGCCAAGGGCGCGCTGGTGGACCGGGCGTCCGAGGTCCTGAGCGACTTCGGTGCATCCACGCATCTCATCAACGCCGGAGGCGACATCCGGGCCAGAACCGACTCCGAGCACCGCTCGTGGCGAGTGGCGGTACAGTCGCCCGACGGCAGCGAGTATCCTGCGGTCACCCGTCTTCGCAACGGCGCAGTGGCCAGCTCCGGCAGCTATGAATCGCTGCGGCCCGAGGCCGGCGGCTTCACCCACCTGCTGGATCCCCGAACCGGCTATCCCTGTCGGACCGCGGCCGGGGTCACCGTCATCGCACGCAACGCGGCCGAAGCCGACGCGCTCTCGACGGCGGTCTATGTCCTCGGCCCCAGAAACGGCCTGCAACTCGTCAAGTCACGCCCCGGCACCGAATGCCTGATTCTCGGCCCCGACGGATCCGAGCTGCGAAGCGCAGGATTCGACAGGGTTGCCATTTGA
- a CDS encoding flagellar hook protein FlgE, with amino-acid sequence MAFSSMYIGATGVKAYSDGMQVVGNNLANVNTVGYRKADIHFNSLMYSQMATGSHRSTGGVMESSQMGKGVGVAAVLADFRQSALESSNEVTDLAIQGKGFFGVADPDNSGVFYTRAGNFRFDREGYLVNPAGYRLQGYGVDRETGQANGAIGSVQLPMEDVVVDGQNIRTVVSPPRATSSVSMITNLDRTSPDSITSSSNPFFAMLGSYDASDEDPLGRAPYTSSIKVYDENGDPHQLTVSFDPVNENGVSNASGGNTFWEYAVTVPASEDGRAGFQGTSQAGLLAVGTLSFGPGGSLVNMSAYTADAAGTLSNWAPADMGLVQSNGVPTFDVAFISSNGSTAAQTVGLDFGVSTSTLNWSGGASNAAFVGNNAAALPEMSDTSLGVNNTSSFPDGSRTKFATQDGYTQGYLRDISISRDGFVEGNFSNGETERLAQLTLYRFQNDFGLRREGGNLFSASQDAGTILTGTPDSEAFGTTNQNSLEMSNTDMAQEFADMILTQRSFQSNTKVITTSDSILNTTINIKK; translated from the coding sequence ATGGCATTCAGTTCAATGTATATAGGCGCCACCGGGGTGAAGGCGTACAGCGACGGCATGCAGGTCGTCGGCAACAACCTCGCCAACGTCAATACGGTCGGGTACCGCAAGGCGGATATCCATTTCAATTCGCTGATGTACTCCCAGATGGCAACTGGCAGCCACCGCTCGACGGGGGGCGTGATGGAGTCCAGCCAGATGGGCAAGGGCGTCGGCGTCGCGGCCGTGCTTGCGGACTTCAGACAGTCGGCTCTGGAAAGCTCCAATGAAGTCACCGACCTCGCCATTCAGGGCAAGGGATTTTTTGGCGTGGCCGACCCGGACAATTCGGGAGTCTTCTACACCCGTGCCGGAAATTTCCGGTTCGACCGTGAAGGATATCTCGTGAACCCGGCCGGATACCGCCTTCAGGGATACGGCGTGGACCGTGAGACCGGGCAGGCCAACGGCGCCATCGGCAGCGTACAACTGCCCATGGAGGACGTGGTGGTTGACGGCCAGAACATCCGCACGGTGGTCAGCCCGCCGCGCGCCACTTCCTCGGTCTCCATGATCACCAACCTCGACCGCACGAGCCCCGATTCCATTACCAGCAGTTCGAACCCGTTTTTCGCCATGCTCGGCAGTTATGATGCTTCGGACGAGGATCCGCTTGGACGCGCACCCTATACGTCCAGCATCAAGGTTTACGACGAAAACGGCGACCCGCATCAGCTTACGGTGTCCTTTGATCCCGTGAACGAGAACGGGGTTTCCAATGCTTCCGGCGGCAACACTTTCTGGGAATACGCCGTGACGGTTCCGGCTTCCGAGGACGGGCGTGCAGGCTTTCAGGGCACCTCGCAGGCCGGTTTGCTTGCGGTGGGTACTCTCAGCTTCGGCCCCGGCGGCAGCCTCGTGAACATGAGCGCCTATACGGCGGACGCTGCAGGCACCCTCAGCAACTGGGCCCCCGCAGACATGGGTTTGGTGCAGAGCAACGGTGTCCCAACGTTCGACGTGGCTTTCATTTCGTCAAACGGCAGCACCGCCGCGCAGACCGTGGGGCTGGACTTCGGGGTGAGCACCTCGACCCTGAACTGGTCAGGCGGCGCGAGCAACGCGGCCTTCGTGGGGAACAACGCCGCCGCACTGCCGGAAATGAGCGACACCTCTCTGGGCGTGAATAACACCAGCTCCTTCCCGGACGGGTCAAGAACCAAGTTCGCCACGCAGGACGGATACACGCAGGGCTACCTGCGCGATATCTCCATCAGCCGCGACGGATTCGTGGAAGGCAATTTTTCCAACGGGGAGACGGAACGGCTGGCACAGCTGACCCTGTATCGGTTCCAGAACGATTTCGGCCTGCGGCGCGAGGGGGGCAATCTGTTCTCCGCTTCGCAGGATGCGGGCACGATTCTGACCGGAACCCCTGACAGCGAGGCGTTCGGCACCACGAATCAGAACTCGCTGGAGATGTCCAACACGGACATGGCGCAGGAGTTCGCGGACATGATCCTGACCCAGCGTTCCTTCCAGAGCAACACCAAGGTCATCACCACCTCGGACTCCATCCTCAACACCACCATCAACATCAAGAAATAG
- a CDS encoding tetratricopeptide repeat protein, whose product MNSESIRSAVETARADSPAGAEALFCACALADAPVPFEMAIAAEGAMHNPALINPAAAMFAVAATLDPVCRLGLVEMDHATGTFSVPQQVRRVILDDLDPDERAVWQARALHALSLAVPDAEPGSQVPEALAPHVAACVEMVREGLATPDANRILHQYGFLLHFAQRHAEAVEYLEAALAVDKRLKPETHPDIAADLEGLAAVLAAAGEHGRAVEVYRECLALFEKGWTENNRALIPVLAGLALSLRETGEKSEADEMARRTRELFESHFGDLPVEPDGVVADCLKMN is encoded by the coding sequence ATGAACAGCGAAAGCATCCGGTCCGCCGTTGAAACCGCCCGGGCCGACAGTCCCGCCGGGGCCGAGGCACTTTTCTGCGCCTGTGCGCTCGCGGACGCGCCAGTGCCCTTCGAGATGGCCATCGCCGCCGAAGGCGCCATGCACAATCCCGCCCTGATCAATCCCGCCGCCGCCATGTTCGCGGTGGCCGCCACCCTCGATCCGGTGTGCCGCCTCGGACTTGTCGAGATGGACCACGCCACCGGCACTTTCAGCGTGCCGCAGCAGGTGCGGCGCGTCATTCTTGACGACCTTGACCCCGACGAACGGGCCGTCTGGCAGGCCCGCGCCCTGCATGCCCTGTCGCTGGCCGTGCCCGACGCCGAACCCGGCTCGCAGGTGCCGGAAGCCCTGGCTCCGCACGTTGCCGCCTGCGTTGAAATGGTCCGGGAAGGACTCGCCACGCCCGACGCCAACCGCATCCTGCACCAGTACGGCTTCCTCCTGCATTTTGCCCAGAGGCACGCCGAGGCCGTGGAATACCTTGAAGCCGCGCTCGCAGTGGACAAGCGCCTCAAGCCGGAAACGCACCCCGACATCGCCGCCGACCTCGAAGGCCTCGCCGCTGTGCTGGCCGCAGCCGGGGAGCACGGACGCGCCGTAGAAGTCTACCGGGAGTGTCTGGCCCTGTTCGAAAAAGGGTGGACCGAGAATAACCGGGCCCTCATCCCGGTGCTTGCCGGGTTGGCTTTGTCTCTCAGGGAAACCGGGGAGAAGAGTGAGGCGGATGAGATGGCCCGCAGGACGCGAGAGCTGTTCGAAAGCCATTTCGGTGATCTGCCGGTGGAACCCGACGGCGTGGTGGCGGACTGTTTGAAGATGAATTAG
- a CDS encoding glycosyltransferase gives MPGKNVCLVECSPPLVRAFEESGCRVLSLRPGPDRSLLDLPAELETHGFEPDIVFQQENLGRRLFLEGLDALDCPRFFWSVDPHLNAYWHSCYAKLFDLTLCTQKRWRAAVEAFGVRTAHLPWYGHARPWHPFGDRSHDMAFAGRVTAQRPMRRRLVEILAERYAERFVHRDDLTLPQMLDFYADSRLAPNESILGEVNFRLFETASCGCVPVTQDLGSEQDALFEPGIEAAVYADAAEMRALCDHLLSDRAASQAMARAAWERVNRDHLPEHRVARILELAEEAVSTASNNQEKWLTLAATRLLESGPSVMDNGELVRRLRQLPADAEVTAAMLRMQALADDKAAMASSAATVFANTEFATNTDLNLCAATAAMRCGGDTMRELARAILMRHLRAIGARIPDAPESSGAMLRQWARLLLRQGKIIRHGFPFSAVRHLPGAATDCLVTSLELEPENLESLRLMENATRGQRGLEHARSGYLAMLTLHVRGDWRLELESALADLRSFRIKQGMETLRYAQGLAIKAEAERAFHRALRANDPRSFLSGLLGRPA, from the coding sequence GTGCCGGGTAAAAACGTCTGTCTCGTGGAGTGCTCGCCGCCGCTGGTGCGCGCTTTCGAAGAATCGGGATGCAGGGTTCTTTCCCTGCGTCCCGGCCCGGACCGATCCCTGCTGGACCTGCCCGCCGAGCTTGAGACTCACGGTTTCGAGCCGGATATCGTCTTTCAGCAGGAGAACCTCGGCAGACGGCTTTTTCTGGAAGGTCTGGATGCGTTGGACTGCCCGCGATTCTTCTGGTCGGTCGATCCGCACCTCAACGCGTACTGGCATTCCTGTTACGCCAAGCTCTTCGATCTTACCCTTTGCACGCAGAAACGCTGGCGAGCGGCGGTGGAAGCCTTCGGTGTGCGCACGGCGCATCTGCCGTGGTACGGACACGCCCGCCCATGGCATCCCTTCGGCGACCGATCCCACGACATGGCTTTTGCCGGACGGGTCACCGCCCAGCGTCCCATGCGGCGGCGACTGGTGGAAATCCTTGCCGAACGATACGCAGAACGGTTCGTCCATCGCGACGACCTGACGCTGCCGCAAATGCTCGACTTTTATGCCGATTCGCGGCTTGCTCCCAACGAATCCATTTTGGGCGAGGTGAATTTCCGGCTCTTCGAAACCGCTTCCTGCGGCTGCGTGCCGGTGACACAGGACCTCGGCTCAGAGCAGGACGCCCTCTTCGAACCGGGAATCGAGGCTGCGGTTTACGCGGACGCCGCCGAGATGCGCGCCCTGTGCGACCACCTGCTCTCGGACCGCGCAGCGAGTCAGGCCATGGCCCGCGCCGCCTGGGAACGCGTGAACCGCGACCATCTGCCGGAGCACCGCGTTGCACGCATTCTGGAGCTTGCCGAAGAGGCTGTCTCGACAGCATCGAACAATCAGGAAAAATGGCTGACACTTGCCGCGACACGCCTGCTGGAGTCCGGCCCTTCGGTGATGGACAACGGCGAACTGGTGCGGCGGCTGCGCCAGCTCCCGGCGGACGCCGAGGTCACGGCGGCAATGCTCAGGATGCAGGCCCTAGCCGACGACAAGGCGGCCATGGCGTCATCCGCCGCAACGGTGTTCGCCAACACGGAGTTCGCAACAAATACGGATCTGAACCTGTGTGCCGCAACAGCCGCCATGCGCTGCGGCGGCGACACTATGCGCGAACTCGCCCGCGCCATACTCATGCGGCACCTGCGAGCGATCGGGGCCAGAATTCCTGATGCGCCGGAGTCCTCCGGAGCCATGCTCCGGCAATGGGCCAGACTACTGCTGCGACAGGGGAAAATCATCCGCCACGGCTTTCCGTTTTCCGCCGTCCGGCACCTGCCGGGGGCCGCAACGGACTGCCTCGTCACCTCACTGGAACTGGAGCCGGAAAATCTCGAATCCCTCCGGCTGATGGAAAACGCCACGCGAGGGCAGCGCGGACTGGAACATGCCCGCAGCGGCTATCTGGCCATGCTGACCCTGCACGTGCGCGGCGACTGGCGGCTTGAGCTTGAAAGCGCGCTCGCCGACCTACGTTCATTCCGCATCAAGCAGGGCATGGAAACCCTTCGCTACGCACAGGGCCTCGCCATCAAAGCCGAGGCGGAGAGAGCGTTTCACCGCGCCCTCAGGGCCAACGATCCACGCTCGTTCCTCTCCGGACTGTTGGGGCGGCCCGCCTAA
- a CDS encoding methyl-accepting chemotaxis protein, protein MKTIKAKLITGFALVLVLTVAVGGIGFYQIYDNSQKNERMIEVELEFSNSAINIQRLILQNRRYEKDLLLNAGNADKQRGYLERFEQASQRLRAEINQLRDLATKTGHVNEKERRALAGMLEDYDEYHDLFFEAADVIREQGIGPVEGNKMLSEAKEAIYRVEEAIEDAELGNHVVSNSINELLEQSQLAEIQLAALTFAALIAGLGVSFLIFRAVETPLHRMITYTDKVSSGDLNATVDIPDHGEMGHLKASVQSMVAELKTRLGFADGILKGLTNPCLVVDRNERLTFLNQAYADLYKLTGKPEDHLGKTMGELFYGDASKSTITGQAMREQRSILGNEITSDLPDGSQIHVRFDVAPLYDLDGNLTGAFALMNDLTGIKNTLNQIEEKNRTIEDAAARANRVADQVASASEELSAQVEQSSRGANQQRENAASTATAMEEMNATVLEVAKNASSASELADQSRGRAQEGAEVVEMVVGTIKQVHESASELKVNMGELGKQAEGISKIMNVITDIADQTNLLALNAAIEAARAGEAGRGFAVVADEVRKLAEKTMTATTEVGDYISAIQSATQKNIVSTDNATKAIDRSTELADQSGSALTEIVSLVEQTADQVRNIATAAEQQSAASEEVTRSTEEISVIADETSRAMSESNRAVQELSELARELKLVIEDMQR, encoded by the coding sequence ATGAAAACGATTAAGGCCAAGCTTATAACCGGCTTTGCATTGGTTCTGGTACTGACCGTGGCAGTGGGCGGCATCGGTTTCTACCAGATTTACGACAACTCTCAAAAGAACGAACGCATGATCGAGGTGGAGCTGGAATTCTCCAACTCCGCCATCAACATCCAGCGCCTCATTCTTCAGAATAGACGCTATGAGAAAGACCTGCTGCTGAATGCAGGAAATGCGGACAAGCAGCGCGGGTATCTCGAACGGTTCGAACAGGCCTCGCAGCGTCTTCGTGCCGAAATCAATCAATTGCGCGACCTCGCAACGAAGACCGGACATGTCAACGAGAAGGAACGACGTGCCCTGGCCGGGATGCTTGAGGACTATGATGAATATCACGACCTCTTCTTCGAGGCGGCGGATGTCATTCGCGAGCAGGGCATTGGTCCGGTGGAGGGCAACAAGATGCTCTCCGAGGCCAAAGAAGCCATCTACCGTGTGGAAGAGGCCATAGAGGACGCCGAGCTCGGCAACCATGTGGTTTCAAACAGCATCAATGAACTGCTTGAGCAGAGCCAACTTGCGGAAATCCAGCTGGCAGCCCTGACCTTTGCCGCGCTCATAGCGGGGCTTGGGGTTTCATTCCTCATTTTCCGGGCTGTGGAGACCCCTCTGCACCGCATGATCACCTACACGGACAAGGTCAGCTCCGGGGATCTCAACGCGACGGTGGACATCCCGGACCATGGCGAGATGGGGCATCTCAAGGCATCCGTTCAGAGCATGGTGGCCGAACTCAAGACCCGGCTTGGTTTTGCGGACGGTATCCTCAAGGGCCTGACCAACCCGTGCCTCGTGGTGGACCGCAACGAACGGCTGACCTTCCTGAATCAGGCATACGCCGACCTGTACAAGCTCACCGGCAAGCCCGAAGACCATCTCGGCAAGACCATGGGCGAACTTTTTTACGGAGACGCGAGCAAATCCACCATCACCGGACAGGCCATGCGCGAGCAGCGCTCCATCCTCGGCAACGAGATCACCTCCGACCTTCCCGACGGCAGCCAAATACATGTCCGCTTCGACGTGGCACCGCTGTATGACCTCGACGGCAACCTCACCGGCGCCTTCGCCCTCATGAACGATCTGACAGGCATCAAAAACACGCTCAACCAGATCGAGGAAAAGAACCGCACCATTGAGGATGCCGCCGCCCGCGCCAACCGCGTGGCCGACCAGGTGGCCTCCGCCTCGGAAGAGCTTTCCGCGCAGGTGGAGCAGTCCAGCCGCGGCGCCAACCAGCAGCGTGAAAACGCCGCCAGCACGGCCACGGCCATGGAAGAGATGAACGCCACAGTGCTCGAAGTCGCCAAGAACGCCTCCAGCGCATCCGAGCTGGCCGACCAGTCAAGGGGGCGCGCACAGGAGGGTGCAGAAGTGGTCGAAATGGTTGTCGGCACCATCAAGCAGGTTCACGAAAGCGCCTCGGAACTCAAGGTCAACATGGGCGAACTGGGCAAGCAGGCCGAAGGCATCTCCAAGATAATGAACGTGATCACCGACATCGCGGACCAGACCAACCTGCTCGCGCTGAATGCCGCCATCGAGGCCGCACGCGCCGGCGAGGCGGGACGCGGTTTCGCCGTGGTTGCCGACGAGGTGCGCAAGCTGGCGGAAAAGACCATGACCGCCACCACCGAGGTGGGCGACTACATTTCCGCCATACAGAGCGCGACGCAGAAAAACATCGTCAGCACCGACAACGCCACCAAGGCCATCGACCGCAGCACCGAGCTGGCCGACCAGTCCGGCAGCGCTCTGACGGAGATCGTCTCCCTCGTGGAGCAGACCGCGGATCAGGTTCGCAACATCGCCACCGCCGCCGAACAGCAGTCCGCCGCGAGCGAAGAGGTCACCCGCTCCACCGAGGAGATCAGCGTCATCGCCGACGAAACCTCGCGTGCCATGAGCGAATCCAACCGGGCCGTGCAGGAACTTTCCGAACTGGCCCGCGAACTCAAACTCGTCATCGAGGACATGCAGCGCTAG
- a CDS encoding flagellar biosynthesis anti-sigma factor FlgM: MARDREGLDEAVRSVCSSRADEKRRAEDEVERGRRRRIEELKRQVREGDYSPDLKDIARLLTSAMDPTL; this comes from the coding sequence GTGGCACGGGATCGCGAAGGCCTCGATGAGGCCGTGCGCTCAGTATGTTCTTCACGCGCCGATGAGAAGCGTCGAGCCGAGGACGAGGTCGAGAGAGGCCGCCGTCGCCGGATCGAGGAACTCAAGCGGCAGGTCCGCGAGGGCGACTACAGCCCGGACCTCAAGGACATCGCGCGCCTTCTGACGTCCGCCATGGACCCGACCCTGTGA
- a CDS encoding type II toxin-antitoxin system HicB family antitoxin, whose translation MQYIAVFKKEKRGFGVTFPDFPECVTFGADMEEALDMAHEALAMFAAMQLESGGELPEPRDFDAVRALPSTGDAKLAAVEVAPDGSDFEEVEVTFHRHLLERISEYCDRHGVDPADFLSVAAREAIRNDVFKG comes from the coding sequence ATGCAGTATATTGCGGTATTCAAGAAAGAAAAGCGCGGCTTCGGCGTCACCTTCCCGGATTTTCCGGAATGCGTGACTTTCGGGGCCGACATGGAAGAGGCGCTGGACATGGCGCACGAGGCGCTGGCGATGTTTGCGGCCATGCAGTTGGAGTCAGGTGGAGAACTGCCGGAACCGCGTGACTTCGACGCAGTGCGCGCCTTGCCCTCCACGGGCGACGCCAAGCTCGCAGCAGTGGAAGTGGCCCCCGACGGCTCTGACTTCGAGGAAGTGGAAGTGACGTTTCACCGGCACCTGCTGGAGCGCATTTCGGAGTACTGCGACCGACACGGCGTGGACCCGGCGGATTTTCTTTCGGTAGCGGCCCGCGAGGCCATCAGGAACGACGTTTTCAAGGGCTAG